The Bacillota bacterium genome includes a region encoding these proteins:
- a CDS encoding nuclear transport factor 2 family protein, which yields MLRPKEVVCKWVDAFNGHDVDAIVSLYHDNATNHQVTNEPVIGIDAIREMFTAEFATADMTAIVENIFEDGQWAILEWKDPLGLRGCGFFHVVNGKILFQRGYWDKLSFLKQHNLPIEY from the coding sequence ATGTTACGACCAAAAGAAGTAGTATGCAAATGGGTAGATGCCTTTAATGGCCACGATGTAGATGCAATCGTGAGCCTGTACCATGATAATGCAACCAACCATCAGGTGACCAATGAGCCTGTGATCGGGATAGACGCAATCAGAGAAATGTTTACAGCAGAATTTGCCACTGCCGATATGACAGCCATTGTAGAGAATATTTTTGAAGATGGACAATGGGCAATTTTGGAGTGGAAAGACCCGCTGGGACTGCGGGGATGCGGCTTCTTCCATGTTGTAAATGGTAAAATTCTGTTCCAGAGAGGATATTGGGATAAACTGTCTTTTTTGAAGCAGCATAATTTGCCTATTGAATATTGA
- a CDS encoding ABC transporter permease subunit — translation MKTLIKNEFRQTRRLLLIWLGIMLLLCGFCYFELLSLQDSLNEMATMVSQFPRLIMIMFGVKGDLTTSLGWYVCIYFWEGLLAFPYAMSLGLSCVAKEKKFGTSEYLFTKPVERKTIVLAKVIVSAVNLLVFALFSGLCNYFTIVLPLGGLEQPGAVLTTTMGMFFTQFLFFALGLLFASLFMSYKAAVRTGTISMLAAYALAFTAEYTENQILDYLTPLRYYDVYEVALHGFRLSFIVLTFAVVGACIVAALNQWKRREL, via the coding sequence ATGAAAACATTGATTAAAAATGAGTTCCGCCAAACCAGAAGGCTCTTGTTGATCTGGTTAGGGATCATGCTGCTTCTGTGCGGTTTCTGCTATTTTGAGCTTCTGTCTCTACAGGACAGTCTGAATGAAATGGCAACGATGGTCAGCCAATTTCCGAGATTGATCATGATTATGTTTGGGGTCAAAGGCGATTTAACCACATCCCTTGGCTGGTATGTGTGCATCTATTTCTGGGAAGGATTGCTGGCGTTCCCTTATGCCATGTCTCTGGGGTTGTCCTGTGTGGCGAAGGAAAAGAAGTTCGGAACCTCGGAATACCTGTTCACAAAGCCTGTGGAACGGAAAACCATTGTACTGGCGAAGGTGATCGTTTCGGCGGTAAATCTGCTGGTGTTTGCCCTGTTCAGCGGTTTATGTAATTATTTTACAATCGTTCTTCCTTTGGGCGGTCTGGAACAGCCGGGAGCAGTGCTCACCACAACCATGGGAATGTTCTTTACCCAGTTCCTCTTTTTCGCTCTGGGGCTGCTGTTTGCCAGCCTGTTTATGTCCTATAAGGCTGCGGTGAGGACAGGTACGATTTCCATGCTGGCTGCCTATGCTCTGGCCTTTACAGCCGAATACACAGAAAATCAAATTTTGGATTACCTGACCCCTCTGCGCTACTACGATGTGTATGAGGTGGCACTGCACGGATTCCGACTTTCCTTTATCGTTTTGACATTCGCTGTTGTGGGTGCTTGTATCGTTGCTGCATTGAATCAGTGGAAGCGGCGTGAATTGTAA
- a CDS encoding ABC transporter permease subunit, producing MVILKYELKRHRTYILGWTIALAVCIFLMTPTYYSFLDVASVELFETMGTTDFYRSVGVSMEYLTSPLGIYGFLTSFFMIASGVFGMHFGISVHTRECTEGTSEYLFTKPFPRKTIYWAKALTVLIGVVVVGAAYLLASFLAMAMFRSGTPWGEFFLIALSLTLVTLFFAAMGLMVGILFPRNRSPLLTAGLVVFVEYCITSFSNIISNRAISFLSPYSFFGAAKISETGFYDMTYLGWGVLLVTLFLVLSYGVFLKKDIQFRS from the coding sequence ATGGTCATTTTGAAATATGAACTGAAACGGCATCGAACCTATATCCTGGGCTGGACCATCGCCTTGGCTGTGTGTATCTTTTTGATGACACCGACTTATTACAGCTTCCTGGATGTTGCCTCCGTGGAACTCTTTGAAACCATGGGCACCACGGACTTTTACAGGAGTGTCGGCGTATCGATGGAATACTTGACTTCCCCGTTGGGCATTTATGGGTTTCTGACCAGCTTTTTCATGATTGCCTCCGGCGTTTTCGGAATGCACTTCGGCATTTCCGTTCACACCAGAGAATGTACGGAAGGAACTTCGGAATACCTGTTTACAAAGCCCTTTCCTCGGAAAACAATCTATTGGGCAAAGGCATTGACTGTATTGATCGGAGTGGTGGTCGTAGGTGCTGCGTATCTGCTGGCTTCTTTTTTGGCCATGGCAATGTTTCGTTCCGGAACTCCATGGGGAGAGTTTTTTCTGATTGCTCTGTCCCTCACCCTTGTTACGCTGTTCTTTGCTGCAATGGGTCTGATGGTGGGAATTTTGTTTCCCCGCAACCGTAGCCCACTGCTGACCGCCGGATTAGTCGTGTTTGTGGAGTATTGCATAACCAGCTTCTCCAACATCATCAGTAACCGGGCTATCAGTTTCCTGTCCCCATACTCCTTCTTTGGAGCTGCAAAAATTTCCGAAACTGGCTTCTATGATATGACCTATCTTGGCTGGGGCGTGCTGCTGGTTACCCTGTTTTTGGTGCTGTCTTACGGTGTCTTTCTGAAAAAAGACATTCAGTTTCGTTCATAA